The genome window CGACTCGTCGGAGAAGAGGTTGAGTGCGCCGTAGGTGCGGCCATTGGCGTTGAGGGCGATCCCGGCGGCGCTCAGGAACCCCTCTTCGCGGGCCTTGTCGTTGAACGGACCCCAACGCGTGTCGGTGCGGACGTCGTCGACGAACTGGTCCTCACCGGTCTCCAGCGCCAGGACACAGGGGCCGAGGTGCAGGTCGTACTCGACCTGGTCGACCGCGATGGCGTGTTGGTCGGTGGCGACGGCGGTGGTGTAGGTGCCGTCCTCGCCGATGGTGGTGACGCTCACGGCCGCCAGCGAGGGTACGGCGAGTCGGACGCCCTCCACGACCCCGGCCAGGACTTCGTGCAGGCGCTGACCGTCGAGCAGCAGTCGGTTCAGGCGCGTCAGTGCGGCCGCGTAGCCGGTGTGCGGCTCCGAGGCGAGGTCGACGAGGTCGTCGTCGGCGGGTCCGGTCGGCGTCGCGCCGTCGGGCACGGAAGGCTCCTGTCCTGGCTGGTCGCGCGCTGCATGCGGCCAAGGTAGGCGAGCGAGCGGCCTACCCGCTGCTCGCAGCGGGTGCGAACAGGTGCAGGCGGCGCGGGTCGAGGCGCACCTGGATGTGCTCGCCAGCGACGTGGTCGCCGTCCCGAGGCGCCGGCACCTCCCACTCGCGACCGGCGGCCGCGACGACCAACAGGCTGCGGTCGGCCGCGAACCGGCGGCGCACGACGGTCGCGTCGACGTCGACCGTCCCGTGCCCCATGTCCCCGTCGCGTACGTCCCCGAACGTCCCGTCCGCGCCGGCCGACAGTGCGTCCGGGAGCACGAGCAGGCGGCCGGGCCCGTCCGGCGCGCCGGGCAGCGGCAGCCGCCCCAGTGCGGTGTCGGCCTCGCCGGCACGCACCTCGACGTCGATGATCTGCTGCAGGCCGAGGAATCGCGCCACGAACTCGTCCACCGGACGGTTCCACAGGACGCCGGGCCGGTCGACCTGCACGAGCCGGCCGGCGCGCATGACCGCGACGCGGTCGGCGAGGGTCAGCGCCTCGTCCTGGTCGTGGGTGACGTAGAGGACGCCGCACCCGACCCGGGCGAAGACGTCGGGCAGCTGCACCAGCAGCTGGTCGCGCAGGGCACGGTCGAGCGAACCCAGCGGTTCGTCGAGCATCAGCAGCCGCGGATGCACGGCCAGCGCCCTGGCCAGCGCGACGCGCTGCTGCTCGCCACCCGAGAGCTCGGTGACGGCGCGTCGCTCCGCGCCGGCCAGATCGACGAGGTCGAGTGCTTCGCGTACCCGCGCGCGCACCTGCTCCTGCGGCAGGCGCTGCATGCGCGGACCGAACCCGACGTTGTCGCCGACATCGCGGTGGGGGAACAGGGCATGGTCCTGGAACATCAGGCCGACGGGCCGCTGGTCGGGCCGCAGTCCGTCGAGGGGACGGCCGTCGAGGACGACCTGGCCCCCCGTCAACGGCTCGAGACCGGCGACCGCACGCAGCAGCGTCGACTTGCCGCACCCGCTGGGTCCGAGGACGGCGACGATCTCCCCTTCGCCGACCTCGAGGTCGACCCCGTCGACCGCACGGCGGTCGCCGTAGCGCACCTGCACGTCGCGCAACGTCAGCATCAGAACCGTCCCACCTGACCGACGCGCAGGCGGTCGATGAGGGCGATCGCGGCGGCCGTGACGAGCATGAGGATGGTCGCCATCGCCATCGCCTGCCCGAAGTTGGTGACGCCGGGCCGCCCCAGCAGTCGGAAGATGGCCACCGGCATGGTCGGGGTCTGCCCGCGCGCGAGGAACACCGTCGCGCCGAACTCGCCGACGGCGATCGCGAACGAGAACCCCGCGGCGGCCATGGCGGCCCGCCCGACGATGGGGAAGTCGACCTCACGCCAGACCCGGCGGGGCGGTGCGCCGAGGGTCGCGGCCGCCTCGCGCAGCCGCTGATCGATCGAACGCAGGACCGGCAGCAGCGTCCGCACGACGAACGGCACCGCGATCAGCGCCTGCGCGGCCGGGATCAGCAGCCGCGAGCCCCGCAGGTCCAGCGGCGGGCGGGCCAGTGCCAGCAGGAACCCGAATCCCACCGTGGCGGCCGAGGTGCCCAGCGGCAGCATCAGCGCGCGGTCGAGGGCGCGACCCGGCCAGCCGGGCCGCGAGGCGGCGACGGCGGCACAGCCTCCGACGACGAGCGCGACGACCGTGGCGCCGAGCCCGTACACCACCGAGTTGCGGATGGCGTCCACGGGCGCGATGGCCAGCACGGTGTTGCGCTGAGGACCGAACAACGCCGCGTAGTGGTCGAAGCCGTAGCCGGCGCCCGTCGCCAGCGAGCGCTCGACCAGCACCGCGAGCGGGAGCAGCAGCAGGACGGCGACCACGAGCAGGTTGGCGCCGAGGAAGGCGCGTTCCCCGCGGGTACGGACGCGCCGCGCGGTCGATGCGGCACTGCGCAGGGGCTGGCTGGTGGCCCGTCGCTGCAGCCGGCCGTAGACGAGCAACGCCGCGGTGACGGCGGCGAGCTGGAGCAGGGCGAGGACGGACGCCAGCGGCAGGTCGAGCAACTGGACGGTGGCACGGTAGATCTCGACCTCGAGCGTCGCCCGCGCCGGCCCTCCGAGGATCAGCACGACGCCGAACGAGGTGAACGTGAACAGGAACACGATCGCCGCGGCCGAGGACACGGCGGGGCGCACCAGGGGCCAGGACACCTCGCGGAACACCTGCCACCGCGATGCGCCCAGCGTGCGGGCGGCCTCCTCGAGGCGGGGATCGAGGTGGCTCCAGAGACCGCCGACGGTGCGCACGATCACGGCGTAGTTGAAGAACACGTGCGCGATCAGGATCGCCGTGACCGTGCGGCGCAGGTCGAGGGCTGGCGCGGCGTCGCCCAGCACGGCGACGAGCGCGGTGTTGAGCGGACTGCGCGGACCGAGCAGCGCGAGGAAGGCGGAGCCGACGACCACCGTCGGAAGCACGAACGGCACCGTGATCGCGGCGCGCAGCAGGTTGCGGCCGGGGAAGTCCATCCGGGCCAGGACGTAGGCACCCGGCAGTCCCACCAGCAGGGTGAGCGCGGTCGACGCCGCCGCCTGCCACAGCGTGAACCAGGCCACCCGAGCCACCACCGGGTCACCGATGATGCCCGGCAGCGCCCCGAGGTCGACGCGACCCTCGGGGCGCAGCCCGGTCAGCAGGATGGTGCCGACCGGGAGCACGAAGAACACCAGCAGGAACGCCGCTGGTACGAGCAGTACCAGCCACCGTCCCGCCCGACCCGCGACGGTCACCGGATGACCGTGCGCGTCCAGCCGTCGATCCACTCCTCGCGGCCCTCACCGATCGCGTCCGGCTCGAGCTGGTAGGCGTCGTCGGGGACGACCGCGTGCGTGGCGAAGACCTCGGGCAGCTGCGCGTCCGTGACCACCGGGAACACGAACATGGTCAGCGGCAGGTTCTCCTGGAACTCGCGGCTGAGCAGGAAGTCGATCAGCAGCCGGGCCTCGTCCTCGTGCTCGGTGCCCTGCAGGATCCCGGCGAACTCCACCTGTCGGAAGCACGACGCCTCGATGACCCCGGTCGGCGGCTCGTCGGGCTGCGGGTCGGCGAAGTAGACCTCGGCGGGCGGGCTGGACGCGTACGAGACCACGAGCGGCCGATCGCCCTCGCCGGTGGCGCTGAACTCCTCGTAGTAGGCCTCCGACCACCCGTCGGTCACCAGCACGTCGTTGGCGCGCAGGTCGGACCAGAAGTCGAGGTAGCCGTCTTCGCCGAACTCCTCGACCGTGGCGAGCAGGAAGGCGAGCCCGGGGGAGGAGGTGGCGGGGTTCATGACCGTGAGCAGCCCGGCGTACGTCTCGGACGTCAGGTCCTGCAGGCTGGCCGGCACCTCGAGGTCCGACTCCTCGAACCAGGCCCGGTCGTAGTTGAGGCACACGTCGCCGAAGTCGACCGGGGTGACGCGGTGCTCCTCGTCGAGCACGAACTGCGGGTCGACGTCGGCCAGTGCGGGTGACTCGTAGGCGACGAACAACTCCTCGTCCAGCGCGCGCGAGAGGAACGTGTTGTCGACCCCGAACAGCACGTCGCCCAGCGGCGCGTCCTTGGTCAGGATGGCCTGGTTCACGGTTGCACCGGCGTCGCCGGCCGGGGCGATGTCGACCCGGACGCCCGTCTGTTCGGTGAACGTGGCCAGGACCTCTTCCTCGACGTCGAAGGAGTCGTGGGTCACGAGCACGAGCGTGACCTGTTCGGGAAGGTCCTCCGGCGGCGTGTCGTCGCCCGGGCCGGTCTCGTCCTCGACCGCGTCCGGTTGCTCGACCGCCGGATCGGCGTCACCGCAGGCGACGGCCACCAGGGTCGCGGCCAGGACCGCGGCCAGTGGGCGCAGCCGTGCGGAAGGGGTCGTCCACCGCTTCGACAGGGACATGGGCACTCCTCAGATGTCGGGTCCGGCGCTTCCGGGCTGCACGGCCAGCAGGACGCCGGCACGCACGGACACGGTCGCCCGGTCGGTCGTGAACTGGTTGCTGATGCCACGGGTCGAACCCGCGGGAAGGGTCTCGTCGGCGAGCGCGAACCGCAGCCCCGTCGTGGTGATACCGGTCGCGGCGCCCTGGACCGGCAGCAGGCTGACGTAGTCGCCCCGACGGCCCAGGAGTTCGCGTTCGCCACGGACGACGGTGATGGTCGCCTCGCCCACCTGCGCCGTGAGCGTCAGGTCGCGGTAGACGTCGGCGCCCAGCACCAGCGCGTTGCCGAGCAGGTGGTCGAGCCGGCCGCCGTGCCCGCCGAGCAGCGTCACCCGCGCCGGGGCGAACTGCCGTGCGGCGTCGAGCGCGATCGCGAGGTCCGTGCGGTCTTTGGCCACCGGATGCCGGTGGATGGGGACGCCCGCCGCGCGGTACTCCGCGAGGTACTCGGGCTGCACGGAGTCGAGGTCGCCGACGACGAGGTGGACGGGAAGGTCGAACTGTGCCGCCAGGTGCAGCCCGGAGTCGGCGGCGATGACGAAGGCGCGGTCGGGAAGCGGCGGGATGCGCTCCATCGGCAGGGGATCACCGCCGACGAGCACGACGACGTCGGCCGGGGCACCGTCCGCGGGTCGCGGGGCATCGGTCAGCATCGTCACACCTCCCTCCGCCGGCATTACCCGGCTCAGGTTCCGCGGGTCGGTGACGCTCAGGCGTCACGTGCCGTCTGGCACGCGTCGCGTGGCGGTCACCCTCTCAGCCCGGCTGTCCCGAGCTCCCCGGGTGTCGTCGCGTCGAGCGGCCAGGTGCCGCCCGAACCCGTAGCCTACCGTCGCGGTTACCGTCGTCGGACGCCCCCGAACGGAAAGCTGCCGCCATGCGTGTCGCCATCGTCGGAGGGCACGGCAAGATCGCCCGCCATCTCGCCAGGATCCTGACGCAGAACGGCGACGAGGCGATCTCGATCGTCCGCAAGCGCGAGCAGTTCGAGGCGGTGCGCGTACACGGTGGCGAGCCGGTCCTGTGCGACGTCGAGGCGGCCGACGCGCCCACCCTCGCCGAGGTCATCGCCGGCGCGGACGCCGTGGTGTTCGCCGCGGGGGCGGGTCCCGGCAGCGGGGCCGAGCGCAAGGAGACGGTCGACTTCGGCGGGGCCGTGACGCTGATCGAGGCCGCGAAGTTCGCCCGTGTCCCGCGTTACGTGATGATCAGCGCGGTCGGTGCCGATTCCTCCCACCCCGGCGACGAGGTGTTCGACGTCTACCTGCGTGCCAAGGGGCGCGCCGACGACGAACTCGTCGCCAGCGGCCTCGACCACACCGTCCTGCGCCCGGTCGGGCTCACCGACGAGCCGGGGACCGGGCACGTGGCCCTCGCGGCCGACCGGGACGCGAAGATCCCGCGCGAGGACGTGGCCGCGGCGGTCGCCGTCGCGCTCGCCGAGCCGGCCACGATCGGACGCACGTACGTGCTCGCGAGCGGGGACACGCCGATCAGTGAGGCGTTGCGGGGCTGACGCTCCCGTCGGCGTTCCCCCGTGCGGCGGGCTCGTGGCCGCGGCGCCAGGCGGCCACGACGTCGTCGACGTCGAGCGCCGCCACCGAGGTCGACGGCCCGAACGTGACGGTCGCGTTCACCCGTCGGATGCGCACGTTGAGTGCTTCGACGAGCGCGCGGACCTCGCGTTCCGTGCGCGCGCGGGTGACCCGCTCCATCGTCTCGTCG of Egicoccus sp. AB-alg6-2 contains these proteins:
- a CDS encoding ANTAR domain-containing protein — protein: MPDGATPTGPADDDLVDLASEPHTGYAAALTRLNRLLLDGQRLHEVLAGVVEGVRLAVPSLAAVSVTTIGEDGTYTTAVATDQHAIAVDQVEYDLHLGPCVLALETGEDQFVDDVRTDTRWGPFNDKAREEGFLSAAGIALNANGRTYGALNLFSDESAGIGPDTRRLCNRLAPSLAATLANARAHLAAERLSEQLQQQLEAIAVLHQAVGVLMAERGCDPETAGALLERAAEATNRTVRDVATQIVGSVADSSA
- a CDS encoding ABC transporter ATP-binding protein, which gives rise to MLTLRDVQVRYGDRRAVDGVDLEVGEGEIVAVLGPSGCGKSTLLRAVAGLEPLTGGQVVLDGRPLDGLRPDQRPVGLMFQDHALFPHRDVGDNVGFGPRMQRLPQEQVRARVREALDLVDLAGAERRAVTELSGGEQQRVALARALAVHPRLLMLDEPLGSLDRALRDQLLVQLPDVFARVGCGVLYVTHDQDEALTLADRVAVMRAGRLVQVDRPGVLWNRPVDEFVARFLGLQQIIDVEVRAGEADTALGRLPLPGAPDGPGRLLVLPDALSAGADGTFGDVRDGDMGHGTVDVDATVVRRRFAADRSLLVVAAAGREWEVPAPRDGDHVAGEHIQVRLDPRRLHLFAPAASSG
- a CDS encoding ABC transporter permease, with the protein product MLVPAAFLLVFFVLPVGTILLTGLRPEGRVDLGALPGIIGDPVVARVAWFTLWQAAASTALTLLVGLPGAYVLARMDFPGRNLLRAAITVPFVLPTVVVGSAFLALLGPRSPLNTALVAVLGDAAPALDLRRTVTAILIAHVFFNYAVIVRTVGGLWSHLDPRLEEAARTLGASRWQVFREVSWPLVRPAVSSAAAIVFLFTFTSFGVVLILGGPARATLEVEIYRATVQLLDLPLASVLALLQLAAVTAALLVYGRLQRRATSQPLRSAASTARRVRTRGERAFLGANLLVVAVLLLLPLAVLVERSLATGAGYGFDHYAALFGPQRNTVLAIAPVDAIRNSVVYGLGATVVALVVGGCAAVAASRPGWPGRALDRALMLPLGTSAATVGFGFLLALARPPLDLRGSRLLIPAAQALIAVPFVVRTLLPVLRSIDQRLREAAATLGAPPRRVWREVDFPIVGRAAMAAAGFSFAIAVGEFGATVFLARGQTPTMPVAIFRLLGRPGVTNFGQAMAMATILMLVTAAAIALIDRLRVGQVGRF
- a CDS encoding thiamine ABC transporter substrate binding subunit produces the protein MSLSKRWTTPSARLRPLAAVLAATLVAVACGDADPAVEQPDAVEDETGPGDDTPPEDLPEQVTLVLVTHDSFDVEEEVLATFTEQTGVRVDIAPAGDAGATVNQAILTKDAPLGDVLFGVDNTFLSRALDEELFVAYESPALADVDPQFVLDEEHRVTPVDFGDVCLNYDRAWFEESDLEVPASLQDLTSETYAGLLTVMNPATSSPGLAFLLATVEEFGEDGYLDFWSDLRANDVLVTDGWSEAYYEEFSATGEGDRPLVVSYASSPPAEVYFADPQPDEPPTGVIEASCFRQVEFAGILQGTEHEDEARLLIDFLLSREFQENLPLTMFVFPVVTDAQLPEVFATHAVVPDDAYQLEPDAIGEGREEWIDGWTRTVIR
- a CDS encoding thiamine diphosphokinase, encoding MLTDAPRPADGAPADVVVLVGGDPLPMERIPPLPDRAFVIAADSGLHLAAQFDLPVHLVVGDLDSVQPEYLAEYRAAGVPIHRHPVAKDRTDLAIALDAARQFAPARVTLLGGHGGRLDHLLGNALVLGADVYRDLTLTAQVGEATITVVRGERELLGRRGDYVSLLPVQGAATGITTTGLRFALADETLPAGSTRGISNQFTTDRATVSVRAGVLLAVQPGSAGPDI
- a CDS encoding SDR family oxidoreductase yields the protein MRVAIVGGHGKIARHLARILTQNGDEAISIVRKREQFEAVRVHGGEPVLCDVEAADAPTLAEVIAGADAVVFAAGAGPGSGAERKETVDFGGAVTLIEAAKFARVPRYVMISAVGADSSHPGDEVFDVYLRAKGRADDELVASGLDHTVLRPVGLTDEPGTGHVALAADRDAKIPREDVAAAVAVALAEPATIGRTYVLASGDTPISEALRG
- a CDS encoding DUF1992 domain-containing protein, with the protein product MTERKPSGVSWESWIERQIRQAQERGDFDALPGAGRPIPDLHTPRDENWWLKKKIERERIATLPPALAIRHERDETMERVTRARTEREVRALVEALNVRIRRVNATVTFGPSTSVAALDVDDVVAAWRRGHEPAARGNADGSVSPATPH